Below is a genomic region from Terriglobales bacterium.
AGGCTTGGTTTCCGCTCCCGAGCCAGCCAGGACGGAGGAAGGCACGCTTCACGTCAGGCAGGAACAGGTATCCGACGATAACCACGTCGGTGGCAGCACGGATGATTTGCCACGACGTGGGATGCGGAAACATCCGGAACACGCCCAAGACCAACCAGATTCCGGCGAACACCAAGGTCAACGTCCGCGCCCAGCTCCTTAGCGTCCAGACTCCCAGGC
It encodes:
- a CDS encoding DUF2127 domain-containing protein — protein: MRPMGVTAIAILTWLRSAVYALAGLAILGVGHLGARLVAAAASDTFVQRFTLRLSDTLGIGALAIALLFLVVGLGVWTLRSWARTLTLVFAGIWLVLGVFRMFPHPTSWQIIRAATDVVIVGYLFLPDVKRAFLRPGWLGSGNQA